The proteins below come from a single Rhizobium rhizoryzae genomic window:
- a CDS encoding glutaminase: MADLQALVEEIHHTLKPRTGEGKVADYIPSLARVDPNKFGIAIIDLNGTVYKTGDCDEAFSIQSVSKVFTLTLALGKHGETTWNRVGREPSGSAFNSIVQLEHEHGKPRNPFINAGAIVISDSVLAGHTPREAIGEIVRFVQYLADDPTIAIDPEVARSEAATGFRNMALANFMKSYGKLQHPVDHVLGVYFHQCALAMSCTQLARAGLFLAANGKNPITGHTVVSSQRARRINALMLTCGHYDGSGDFAYHVGLPGKSGVGGGIMAVAPGKASVAVWSPGLNQNGNSLVGSLALEMLANKTGWSVFGG; the protein is encoded by the coding sequence ATGGCGGACCTACAGGCTTTGGTCGAAGAGATCCATCATACGTTGAAGCCGCGGACCGGCGAAGGCAAGGTGGCTGACTACATCCCATCGCTTGCGCGTGTCGACCCGAACAAGTTCGGCATCGCCATCATTGACCTCAACGGCACCGTCTACAAGACTGGCGATTGCGACGAAGCCTTCTCCATTCAGAGCGTGTCCAAGGTCTTCACTCTGACTTTGGCACTGGGCAAGCATGGCGAAACAACGTGGAACCGGGTCGGTCGCGAACCTTCAGGCTCTGCCTTCAACTCCATTGTCCAGCTGGAACATGAGCACGGCAAGCCGCGCAATCCCTTCATCAATGCCGGTGCAATTGTCATTTCGGATTCCGTACTTGCTGGCCACACGCCACGCGAGGCAATTGGCGAGATCGTTCGTTTTGTTCAGTATCTTGCAGACGATCCGACAATCGCGATCGATCCGGAGGTTGCCCGGTCTGAGGCAGCGACAGGTTTTCGCAACATGGCGCTCGCAAATTTCATGAAGTCCTATGGAAAGCTGCAGCATCCAGTGGATCACGTGCTGGGCGTCTACTTTCACCAATGTGCGCTCGCAATGAGCTGCACTCAGCTTGCGCGCGCAGGCCTCTTTCTGGCAGCCAACGGCAAAAACCCGATCACAGGTCATACGGTCGTGTCCAGCCAGCGTGCTCGTCGTATCAACGCGTTGATGCTGACATGCGGCCATTATGATGGCTCCGGCGATTTCGCCTATCACGTAGGCTTGCCCGGCAAGAGCGGCGTTGGCGGCGGCATCATGGCAGTGGCCCCCGGCAAGGCTTCGGTCGCTGTCTGGTCGCCCGGTCTCAATCAGAATGGAAACTCGCTGGTTGGTTCCTTAGCTCTGGAAATGCTGGCCAACAAAACGGGCTGGTCGGTATTTGGCGGGTGA
- a CDS encoding NAD-dependent succinate-semialdehyde dehydrogenase, with protein MTITSALLKHLKEPALFEALAELPSGELSTLKRFKVFNPSTGELLAELPDMGVEEVRIAIDRAEAAQEKWAGLTARERSNILWNWHRLILQHSDDLAAILTAEMGKPLAEAKSEVAHAAAYLQWYAEEANRIYGETISAPSNDRRMLVIKQPVGIVGAITPWNFPASMVARKISPALAAGCTVIIKPAEQTPLVAGAMFALTRLAGFPEGVVNLVYAAEGEAVGTELCTNAKVRKISFTGSTEVGRILMRQCSDQIKRISFELGGNAPFIVFDDADIDEAVDGAIQAKFRNAGQTCVSANRLYVQAAVYDEFAEKFAHRVQSLVVGDGFDSATTVGPLIDERALFKMKQHIDDALAQGAQVRCGGRQCGNDGTFFQPTVITNVSKTMKLAQEETFGPLAPIIRFDDADEVIREANDTIYGLAAYFYASNMKRVWRVAEALEYGMVGVNTGRMSSEAAPFGGMKQSGIGREGSRHGLEDYLEMKYICLGGL; from the coding sequence GTGACCATTACTTCCGCCTTGCTCAAGCATCTCAAAGAACCCGCCCTTTTCGAGGCACTCGCCGAATTGCCATCTGGGGAGCTTTCGACTCTCAAGCGTTTCAAGGTCTTCAATCCGTCGACAGGCGAATTGCTGGCCGAATTGCCGGACATGGGCGTGGAAGAGGTGCGTATCGCTATCGACCGGGCGGAAGCCGCGCAGGAAAAATGGGCCGGTCTGACCGCGCGCGAACGATCCAACATTCTCTGGAACTGGCATCGTCTAATCCTGCAACATAGCGACGATCTTGCCGCGATCCTGACAGCAGAGATGGGAAAGCCTTTGGCAGAAGCCAAATCGGAGGTGGCCCATGCGGCGGCCTATCTGCAGTGGTATGCGGAAGAGGCAAACCGCATCTACGGAGAGACGATTTCCGCCCCTTCAAACGACCGGCGAATGCTGGTGATCAAGCAACCGGTTGGCATTGTTGGTGCCATCACACCCTGGAATTTTCCGGCGTCCATGGTCGCGCGCAAGATTTCTCCAGCGCTGGCAGCGGGATGTACAGTCATCATCAAACCAGCCGAACAAACGCCGCTTGTTGCGGGTGCCATGTTCGCGCTCACGCGTCTGGCCGGTTTCCCCGAAGGCGTCGTCAACCTCGTGTATGCTGCGGAAGGTGAAGCAGTCGGCACCGAGCTTTGCACCAATGCGAAGGTCCGCAAGATCAGCTTCACCGGCTCGACAGAGGTGGGCCGCATTCTGATGCGCCAGTGTTCGGATCAGATCAAGCGGATCAGCTTCGAATTGGGAGGAAATGCTCCATTCATCGTTTTCGATGACGCGGATATCGATGAGGCTGTCGATGGCGCGATACAGGCAAAGTTTCGAAATGCGGGCCAGACCTGCGTCTCCGCCAATCGTCTTTACGTTCAGGCAGCCGTCTACGATGAGTTCGCCGAAAAATTTGCGCATCGCGTCCAGTCGCTTGTCGTGGGAGACGGCTTCGATTCAGCGACGACGGTCGGCCCTCTTATTGATGAGCGTGCGTTGTTCAAGATGAAACAACACATCGATGATGCATTGGCGCAAGGCGCACAGGTTCGTTGCGGCGGCAGGCAGTGCGGCAATGACGGAACTTTCTTCCAGCCAACGGTCATCACCAATGTCAGCAAGACGATGAAGCTTGCTCAGGAAGAGACCTTCGGTCCTCTGGCCCCCATCATTCGCTTTGACGATGCCGACGAGGTTATTCGTGAGGCGAATGACACGATCTACGGCCTGGCAGCCTACTTCTATGCTTCGAACATGAAGCGTGTTTGGCGCGTTGCCGAAGCCCTCGAATACGGAATGGTGGGCGTCAATACGGGCCGGATGTCTTCGGAAGCGGCACCTTTTGGTGGAATGAAGCAATCCGGCATCGGCCGAGAGGGCTCGCGGCACGGTTTGGAAGATTATCTCGAAATGAAATACATTTGCCTCGGCGGTTTGTGA
- a CDS encoding HD domain-containing phosphohydrolase, which yields MLVRISKHSLCQGMYVEAVECPDAEFNKKRFLLREKEDLDAIRLTSAASVLINTTLGCAKPETKPKDSLSEAKEKLVESQIVATALMQGINDVYSVFDQLVAGKEFDLEKTRGVVRTLEEVATRSTSALIQMTRLRKKDTATYLHCLSVSTLMMRIGQLLRLKEQTILELGMAGLLHDIGKLFTPNQILGKSGALTPEERRIIQSHPDVGYDILRKNGIECELILEVCRNHHETLDGKGYPRALKASEISLAVRIGTVCDVYDALTSTRPYKKPWTSKEALDWMYERNEQFDRKIIHRLMEAVVD from the coding sequence ATGCTGGTTCGCATTTCGAAGCATTCGCTCTGCCAGGGCATGTATGTGGAGGCTGTGGAATGTCCCGACGCTGAGTTCAATAAAAAGCGCTTTCTTCTTCGGGAGAAAGAGGACCTTGATGCCATCCGCCTGACATCAGCCGCTTCTGTTCTGATCAACACGACGCTTGGTTGTGCCAAACCGGAGACCAAGCCGAAGGATTCGCTCAGCGAAGCGAAGGAGAAGCTTGTCGAGAGCCAGATTGTTGCGACTGCCCTGATGCAGGGCATCAATGATGTTTATTCCGTTTTTGATCAACTGGTTGCTGGCAAGGAATTTGATCTGGAAAAGACGCGCGGGGTCGTCCGTACGCTGGAGGAGGTGGCTACCCGCTCGACGTCAGCGCTGATCCAGATGACACGGTTGCGCAAGAAGGATACAGCCACCTATCTGCATTGTCTCAGCGTCAGCACGCTCATGATGCGCATCGGTCAATTGCTGCGTCTGAAGGAGCAAACGATCCTCGAACTCGGCATGGCTGGCTTGCTGCACGACATAGGCAAGCTTTTCACGCCAAACCAGATCCTTGGCAAGAGCGGCGCGCTGACGCCCGAAGAGCGGCGGATCATCCAATCGCACCCGGACGTTGGTTACGATATTCTGCGCAAGAACGGCATAGAGTGCGAACTTATCCTGGAGGTTTGCCGAAACCATCACGAAACTCTGGACGGCAAGGGTTATCCAAGAGCCTTGAAGGCATCAGAAATCAGCCTTGCCGTTCGTATTGGCACAGTGTGTGATGTCTATGATGCGCTGACATCTACCCGACCATACAAGAAGCCCTGGACGTCGAAGGAAGCGTTGGACTGGATGTATGAGCGAAACGAACAATTCGACCGCAAGATTATTCATCGGTTGATGGAAGCTGTGGTGGATTGA
- a CDS encoding glycoside hydrolase family 2 protein — MRMWERFNSGWTFKHGFDAGWIAEEVNGESISLPHTAVELPYNYFDEKCYQRAFTYQTSLAWRDVFEGREISLVFDGAMADAVVFVNGTEVVSHKDGYTPFEARLTPHLNKGSNLITVRVDGSENPEIPPFGGVIDYLTYAGIYRDVWLKATAPVSVGLVKIETPDALAEEKTIKARVALSNPQGLSINGEIGVTLKGSDGETIACHCVSIAAETVEIELAGLRNIQLWDIDDPRLYTLELELDAPSGRDTSAHRFGFRTAEFTTDGFKLNGRVVKLRGLNRHQSWAHLGYAMGQRGQEKDADILKHDLRCNIVRTSHYPQSPYFLNRCDEIGLLVFEEIPGWQHIGGESWKAGSVRNVRRMIERDWNHPSIIIWGVRINESKDDHDFYVETNRVARELDPTRQTGGVRYIPESEMLEDVFTMNDFILGMEELPGHNRDRIILRDQQEVTGLDRKVPYLVTEYGGHMYPTKRFDQEQRQLEHVSRHLAILNASAGTPSTSGCIGWCMADYNTHKDFGSGDRICYHGVLDIYREPKFAAAVYASQGSPSDGVVLQPVTFWARGERNIGGVLPLIVLTNCDYVEVKIGNVTKRIEPDRVTYPHLDHPPCILERHMVTPEEFGEWGMTWRDGTIIGYLDGVAVKSIFMPADPVPTNLEMVADTDLLEKGCKDTTRVILRALDQAGNVMPFFNEPVTLALEGPGRLIGGSLVSFKGGVVGVYVEAGESSGVMTLTAHGSGFQAEKIEITVS, encoded by the coding sequence ATGCGTATGTGGGAGCGGTTCAATTCGGGCTGGACATTCAAGCACGGTTTTGACGCGGGCTGGATTGCCGAGGAGGTGAATGGCGAGAGCATTTCGCTTCCCCATACTGCGGTAGAGCTTCCCTACAATTACTTTGATGAGAAATGCTACCAGAGAGCATTCACATATCAGACGAGCCTTGCCTGGCGTGATGTCTTCGAGGGAAGGGAAATCAGCCTGGTTTTTGACGGGGCCATGGCCGATGCCGTCGTGTTCGTAAATGGCACCGAGGTCGTTTCACACAAGGATGGGTATACACCGTTTGAGGCAAGGCTGACGCCCCATCTCAACAAGGGTTCAAATCTGATCACGGTCAGGGTGGATGGGTCTGAGAACCCTGAGATTCCGCCATTCGGGGGTGTCATCGATTATCTGACCTATGCAGGCATCTACCGCGATGTCTGGTTGAAGGCCACCGCTCCGGTCTCTGTCGGGCTCGTCAAGATTGAAACGCCGGATGCCTTGGCCGAGGAAAAGACAATCAAGGCACGGGTTGCCCTCTCGAACCCGCAAGGCTTGAGCATTAATGGAGAAATCGGCGTCACGCTAAAGGGGAGTGATGGTGAAACGATCGCCTGCCATTGCGTGTCCATTGCCGCGGAGACTGTCGAAATCGAGCTCGCAGGGCTTCGAAATATTCAGTTGTGGGACATTGATGATCCTCGCCTCTATACGCTCGAACTTGAGCTGGATGCTCCATCCGGGCGGGATACGAGCGCTCACCGTTTCGGTTTCCGGACAGCGGAATTCACCACGGATGGCTTCAAACTCAACGGTCGGGTCGTCAAATTGCGCGGCCTGAACCGCCACCAGTCCTGGGCACATCTTGGCTATGCCATGGGCCAGCGTGGCCAGGAAAAGGACGCCGACATACTGAAACACGATTTGCGCTGCAATATCGTGCGGACGTCACACTATCCGCAGTCGCCGTATTTCCTCAATCGCTGTGATGAAATCGGCTTGCTGGTGTTTGAAGAAATTCCCGGTTGGCAGCACATCGGGGGTGAGAGCTGGAAGGCGGGGTCCGTTCGCAACGTGCGCCGCATGATCGAACGTGACTGGAACCATCCATCCATCATCATTTGGGGCGTCCGGATCAATGAGAGCAAGGACGACCATGACTTCTACGTCGAGACGAATCGCGTGGCGAGGGAGTTGGATCCCACTCGGCAGACCGGCGGCGTACGTTACATTCCTGAAAGCGAAATGCTGGAAGACGTCTTCACGATGAATGACTTCATTCTCGGCATGGAAGAATTGCCGGGGCACAATCGCGATCGGATCATCCTGAGGGATCAACAGGAAGTCACCGGACTCGACCGCAAGGTGCCATATCTTGTGACCGAATATGGCGGGCATATGTATCCCACCAAGCGTTTCGATCAAGAACAGCGCCAACTGGAACATGTCAGCCGGCATCTTGCCATTCTCAACGCTTCAGCCGGCACGCCATCAACATCTGGCTGCATCGGATGGTGCATGGCCGACTACAACACGCACAAGGATTTCGGATCCGGTGACCGCATCTGCTACCATGGGGTCCTCGATATCTATCGCGAACCCAAGTTCGCTGCCGCGGTCTATGCATCCCAAGGGTCGCCGAGCGACGGAGTGGTGCTTCAACCGGTCACGTTCTGGGCGCGTGGAGAGCGCAACATCGGCGGGGTCCTTCCGCTGATCGTTCTGACCAACTGTGACTATGTTGAGGTGAAGATCGGCAATGTGACCAAGCGCATCGAGCCGGACAGAGTGACCTACCCGCATCTCGATCATCCGCCCTGCATTCTGGAACGCCATATGGTGACACCGGAAGAATTCGGTGAATGGGGCATGACCTGGCGAGACGGAACGATCATCGGTTATCTCGATGGCGTGGCGGTGAAATCAATCTTCATGCCAGCAGATCCGGTGCCGACGAACCTCGAAATGGTTGCCGATACTGACCTGTTGGAAAAAGGTTGCAAGGATACGACGCGCGTTATCCTGCGAGCTCTTGATCAAGCCGGAAATGTGATGCCGTTCTTCAACGAACCTGTCACGCTTGCTCTTGAAGGTCCAGGCCGCTTGATTGGTGGAAGCCTCGTCAGCTTCAAGGGTGGCGTTGTCGGCGTCTATGTTGAAGCGGGTGAGAGTTCAGGCGTCATGACTTTAACTGCACATGGCAGCGGGTTCCAGGCAGAAAAGATCGAGATCACTGTTTCCTGA
- the solA gene encoding N-methyl-L-tryptophan oxidase, whose product MSQSFDVAVIGLGAMGSAALAELAERGFKVIGSERHYPAHPLGSSHGDSRMIRLAYFEDPSYVPILQRAYAKWRELEQRSGQEVLSVTGVLQIGLPDSDLLRGVLASCALHGLSHEVLDASSTMARFPAFSLDPDEMAILDPEGGFVRPEIAISLQVKRAAAAGAVMHFGETITHIDPGQGGVSVVSNHGRYFAKKVIVATGAWINQLVPRLQGKAKPIRQVVAWYHPKQALNAQQGRMPGFIRDEGPNGAFFGFPAIGSDGVKIGRHLHFNQPLDPDEPNAPVDDEDFTLLDQFAHHRLPTVASFRHKAITCRYTMMPNENFLIDFLPGTDDIIICSACSGHGFKFASVIGEILADLAEKSTTDLPIGLFAFDRHFPG is encoded by the coding sequence ATGAGCCAGAGCTTCGATGTCGCAGTGATCGGACTGGGCGCTATGGGTAGCGCAGCTCTGGCGGAGCTGGCAGAACGCGGCTTCAAGGTCATCGGTTCCGAACGGCATTACCCGGCGCATCCTCTGGGATCGTCACATGGTGACAGCCGAATGATCCGCCTCGCCTATTTCGAAGACCCGTCTTATGTCCCAATTCTTCAGAGAGCCTATGCCAAGTGGCGCGAACTGGAGCAGCGATCCGGACAGGAAGTCCTTTCCGTAACGGGCGTGCTCCAGATCGGACTGCCCGATAGTGACCTGCTTCGCGGTGTACTTGCCTCCTGCGCGCTGCACGGATTGAGCCATGAAGTGCTGGATGCGTCCAGTACAATGGCCCGTTTCCCGGCCTTTTCCCTCGACCCTGATGAAATGGCAATCCTTGATCCCGAGGGAGGCTTCGTAAGGCCTGAGATAGCCATCTCGCTTCAGGTCAAGCGGGCTGCAGCGGCAGGCGCAGTGATGCATTTTGGGGAGACAATCACTCACATCGATCCGGGCCAGGGCGGCGTCTCGGTTGTTTCGAACCACGGCAGATATTTCGCGAAAAAGGTCATCGTGGCCACCGGCGCCTGGATCAACCAACTCGTTCCCCGGTTACAAGGGAAGGCAAAGCCGATCCGCCAGGTGGTTGCCTGGTATCATCCGAAGCAGGCGCTCAACGCACAACAGGGAAGAATGCCCGGATTCATCCGCGACGAAGGTCCCAATGGCGCGTTCTTCGGCTTTCCAGCCATCGGTTCCGACGGCGTGAAGATTGGACGTCATCTTCATTTCAATCAGCCTCTTGACCCGGACGAGCCGAATGCACCCGTCGACGATGAGGATTTTACGCTTCTGGATCAATTCGCACACCATCGGCTACCGACGGTCGCGAGCTTCCGGCACAAGGCCATTACCTGTCGCTATACGATGATGCCGAACGAGAATTTCCTGATCGACTTCCTGCCGGGCACGGATGACATTATCATCTGCTCTGCTTGCTCGGGTCATGGTTTCAAGTTCGCCAGCGTCATCGGAGAAATTCTTGCCGATCTGGCAGAGAAGAGCACCACCGACCTGCCGATCGGTTTATTCGCCTTTGACCGTCATTTTCCGGGCTGA